A single region of the Hoeflea prorocentri genome encodes:
- a CDS encoding YeaH/YhbH family protein translates to MGHFVDRRLNPKDKSLGNRRRFLKRVRNHVKKAVDEAVRTREIADADRGEQVIVPADSIAEPNFRHSRKAGTRDYVSSGNKSFRAGDRIKKPPAGGAGESGKQGSDGGEGEDEFLFVLSRDEFLDIFFEDMELPNLVKRGLKQIEVTKPYRAGFSVTGSPSNINVERTMRNALGRRLALKRPKDAEIRALREEIFRLEKVSRPTKKQRNELSTLHDLLEDLLKRQKVISYIDPLDVRYNYFEQRPEPRERAVMICLMDVSASMGEREKDLAKRFFVLLHLFLSRRYKSIDLVFVRHTHNAQEVDEETFFYARETGGTVVSTALVEAQRVIEERYPPSEWNIYIAQASDGENYSGDSKKCVEILNENLMRNCQYFAYVEIVEEAEAEFLNSEENGIELWREYRRVASRWPNFAMKRISRPADIYPVFRELFAKKPVDAHGS, encoded by the coding sequence ATGGGACATTTTGTCGACCGGCGCCTGAATCCGAAGGACAAGAGCCTCGGCAACAGGCGACGGTTCCTCAAGCGTGTGCGCAACCACGTCAAGAAGGCCGTCGACGAGGCGGTCCGCACCCGCGAGATTGCCGATGCCGATCGTGGCGAGCAGGTGATCGTGCCGGCAGACAGCATTGCCGAGCCGAATTTCCGCCACTCGCGCAAGGCCGGAACCAGGGACTATGTCTCCAGCGGTAACAAATCCTTCCGCGCTGGCGACAGGATCAAGAAGCCGCCCGCGGGCGGTGCCGGAGAAAGCGGTAAACAAGGCTCCGACGGCGGTGAAGGCGAGGACGAATTCCTGTTTGTCCTGTCCCGTGACGAGTTCCTCGATATCTTCTTTGAGGACATGGAACTGCCAAATCTGGTCAAGCGCGGCCTCAAGCAGATCGAGGTGACCAAACCTTACCGCGCCGGCTTTTCCGTCACCGGCTCGCCCTCAAATATCAATGTCGAGCGCACCATGCGCAATGCGCTCGGACGCCGCCTGGCACTCAAACGCCCGAAAGATGCGGAAATCAGGGCATTGCGCGAAGAGATATTCCGGTTGGAGAAAGTCTCGCGCCCGACAAAAAAACAGCGTAACGAATTGTCGACGCTGCACGACCTCCTTGAGGATCTGTTGAAGCGCCAGAAGGTCATTTCCTACATCGACCCGCTGGATGTGCGTTACAACTATTTCGAACAGCGTCCGGAACCGCGCGAACGGGCCGTCATGATCTGCCTGATGGATGTTTCGGCATCCATGGGCGAGCGCGAAAAGGACCTCGCCAAGCGGTTCTTCGTTCTGCTCCACCTGTTTTTAAGCCGACGCTACAAATCGATCGACCTCGTTTTCGTACGCCACACGCACAATGCCCAGGAAGTGGATGAGGAAACCTTTTTCTACGCCCGCGAAACCGGCGGCACGGTTGTCAGCACGGCCCTGGTTGAGGCGCAGCGCGTTATAGAGGAGCGCTATCCGCCATCCGAATGGAACATCTATATCGCCCAGGCATCGGACGGCGAGAACTATTCAGGCGACTCAAAAAAATGCGTCGAAATCCTCAACGAGAACCTGATGCGCAACTGCCAGTATTTCGCCTATGTCGAAATTGTCGAAGAAGCCGAAGCCGAGTTCCTCAACAGCGAGGAAAACGGCATCGAGCTGTGGCGCGAATACCGCCGCGTCGCAAGCCGGTGGCCGAATTTCGCCATGAAACGCATTTCCCGGCCAGCCGATATCTATCCGGTCTTCCGGGAG
- a CDS encoding PrkA family serine protein kinase produces the protein MDVFSLHSEVYDRTKVEEMTLQDYLLACRDDPAMRATAAERMITAIGEPELIDTSQDQRLSRLFLNRTIKRYPAFAELYGMEETIERIVGFFRHASQGLEERKQILYLLGPVGGGKSTVAEILKKLMEHEPIYVLKAGDEISPVFESPMGLFSPDRMSDLLEDKYNIPRRLLTGLISPWAVKRLDEYDGDISKFSIVKLYPSKLRQIGVAKTEPGDENNQDVSSLVGKLDIRKLEHLSQNDPDAYSYSGGLNRTTQGMLEFVEMFKAPIKVLHPLLTATQEGSYVGTENIGAFPYHGIIVAHSNEAEWQQFRNNKNNEAFLDRISVVKVPYCLSATEEALIYKKLLGGSALRDAKCAPETLDIMARFSVLTRLHDHENSTLHSKLRIYDGETLKDTDPNAKSLQEYRDVAGVDEGMTGTSTRFAFKVLSETFNHDTEEIAADPVHLMYVLEQAIKREQFSDEVEGRYLEFLKADLMPRYAEFIGHEIQKAYLESYSDYGQNLFDRYIAYADAWIEEHDYKDPDTGQMFDREILDQELAKIEKPAGITNPKDFRNEVVKFVLRARAENQGKNPDWRKYKKLRGVIEKRMFGQVEDLLPVISFGAKRDKEADAKHHEFVERMIERDYTRRQVRRLVEWYMRVNKAG, from the coding sequence ATGGACGTGTTTTCTCTGCATTCCGAGGTTTACGACCGAACCAAGGTGGAAGAGATGACCTTGCAGGACTATTTGCTGGCCTGCCGCGACGACCCGGCCATGCGGGCAACCGCAGCCGAAAGAATGATCACAGCAATCGGCGAACCCGAGTTGATCGACACCAGTCAGGATCAACGACTGAGCCGCCTTTTCCTAAACCGGACCATAAAGCGATACCCCGCCTTTGCCGAACTCTACGGCATGGAAGAAACGATCGAACGCATCGTCGGCTTCTTCCGCCACGCATCGCAGGGTCTGGAAGAACGCAAGCAGATCCTTTACCTGCTCGGACCCGTCGGCGGCGGCAAATCGACCGTCGCGGAAATCCTCAAGAAACTGATGGAGCACGAGCCCATCTATGTCTTGAAGGCAGGCGACGAGATCAGCCCGGTTTTTGAATCCCCCATGGGTCTTTTCAGCCCCGACCGGATGAGCGATCTGCTGGAGGATAAATACAATATTCCAAGACGCCTGCTGACCGGTCTGATATCGCCCTGGGCGGTCAAGCGCCTCGACGAATATGACGGCGACATCTCAAAATTCTCCATCGTCAAGCTGTATCCTTCCAAGCTGCGCCAGATCGGCGTTGCGAAGACGGAGCCGGGCGACGAGAACAACCAGGATGTTTCTTCTCTCGTCGGCAAACTCGATATACGCAAGCTGGAGCATCTCAGCCAGAACGATCCGGACGCCTACAGCTATTCCGGTGGCCTGAACCGGACCACACAGGGCATGCTGGAGTTCGTCGAGATGTTCAAGGCGCCGATCAAGGTGCTGCATCCGCTGCTCACCGCGACGCAGGAAGGATCCTATGTCGGCACCGAAAACATCGGCGCATTCCCTTATCACGGCATCATCGTCGCCCACTCCAACGAGGCGGAATGGCAGCAGTTCCGCAATAACAAGAACAATGAAGCCTTCCTCGACCGCATCTCCGTGGTCAAGGTGCCCTATTGCCTGAGCGCCACCGAGGAAGCGCTGATCTATAAGAAGCTGCTCGGCGGAAGCGCCTTGCGCGACGCCAAATGCGCACCGGAGACGCTCGACATCATGGCGCGCTTCAGCGTGCTGACCCGCCTGCATGATCACGAGAACTCGACGCTGCATTCCAAGCTGCGCATCTATGACGGCGAAACGCTGAAGGATACGGACCCCAATGCGAAATCTTTGCAGGAGTACCGCGATGTCGCAGGCGTCGACGAGGGCATGACCGGGACATCGACCCGCTTTGCCTTCAAGGTGCTTTCCGAGACCTTCAACCACGACACCGAGGAAATCGCCGCCGATCCTGTGCACCTGATGTATGTGCTCGAACAGGCGATCAAGCGCGAGCAGTTCAGCGACGAGGTCGAAGGCCGCTATCTGGAATTCCTCAAGGCCGATCTGATGCCGCGCTATGCGGAATTCATCGGCCACGAGATCCAGAAAGCCTATCTGGAATCCTATTCCGACTACGGCCAGAACCTCTTTGACCGCTACATCGCCTACGCCGACGCCTGGATCGAGGAACACGACTACAAGGACCCGGACACCGGACAGATGTTCGACCGCGAAATCCTCGACCAGGAACTGGCCAAGATCGAAAAGCCCGCCGGCATCACCAATCCGAAGGACTTCCGCAACGAAGTGGTCAAATTCGTGCTGCGTGCGCGGGCTGAGAATCAGGGCAAGAACCCGGACTGGCGCAAATACAAGAAGCTGCGCGGTGTGATCGAAAAACGCATGTTCGGACAGGTCGAGGATCTCCTGCCGGTGATCAGCTTCGGCGCCAAGCGCGACAAGGAAGCCGACGCCAAACACCATGAGTTTGTCGAGCGCATGATCGAGCGCGACTACACAAGGCGACAGGTGCGCCGTCTGGTCGAGTGGTATATGCGCGTCAACAAGGCGGGGTAG
- the cpdR gene encoding cell cycle two-component system response regulator CpdR, giving the protein MKILLAEDDNDMRRFLVKALEKAGYAVQSYDNGASAYERLREEPFSLLLTDIVMPEMDGIELARRATELDPDLKVMFITGFAAVALNPESNAPKNATVLSKPFHLRDLVNEVEKILQAA; this is encoded by the coding sequence ATGAAAATACTACTTGCTGAAGACGACAACGACATGCGTCGTTTTCTCGTCAAGGCACTGGAAAAGGCGGGATATGCCGTCCAGTCCTATGACAATGGCGCAAGCGCCTATGAACGCCTGCGCGAGGAGCCGTTTTCACTGCTGCTTACCGATATCGTCATGCCGGAAATGGACGGCATCGAACTGGCGCGCCGCGCAACCGAGCTCGATCCGGACCTGAAAGTCATGTTCATCACCGGCTTTGCCGCCGTTGCGCTGAACCCGGAATCAAATGCCCCGAAGAACGCCACGGTCCTTTCCAAGCCGTTCCATTTGCGCGACCTCGTCAACGAGGTTGAAAAGATCCTCCAGGCCGCATAA
- a CDS encoding N-formylglutamate amidohydrolase yields MEDAFSDHPPFEIRQPATQTVPFVFNSPHSGRVYPDAFLSNSRLDRHSIRRSEDYYVDQLFDASPQIGAPLLAAHFPRAFIDVNREPYELDPRMFEGRIPPFVNSNSMRVAGGLGTIPKLVAENMEIYRKRFAIEDALERIDRLYRPYHDRLRRLMVKTHARFGYGVLVDCHSMPASAQSGNKNRPDFVIGDRYGTSATEALSQLAVSILQDLGYTVSRNKPYAGGFITEHYGRPARGLHAIQIEINRGLYVNEQTFEKTEGFEELRADLIRFMSLVTDYFASDFSDVALAAE; encoded by the coding sequence ATCGAGGACGCTTTTTCCGATCACCCTCCGTTTGAGATACGCCAGCCAGCCACTCAAACCGTTCCGTTTGTCTTCAATTCTCCGCATAGCGGCCGTGTCTATCCGGATGCCTTCCTGTCAAATTCCCGCCTCGACCGGCATTCTATCCGGCGTTCGGAAGACTATTATGTCGACCAGCTTTTCGACGCGTCTCCGCAGATTGGCGCACCGCTGCTTGCGGCGCATTTTCCGCGCGCCTTTATCGACGTGAACCGTGAGCCCTACGAGCTTGATCCGCGCATGTTCGAGGGCCGTATCCCGCCCTTTGTCAATTCGAATTCCATGCGGGTGGCCGGCGGCCTGGGCACGATCCCGAAGCTGGTGGCGGAAAACATGGAAATCTACAGGAAACGGTTTGCGATCGAGGATGCGCTTGAGCGCATCGACCGGCTCTACCGTCCCTATCACGACCGGCTGCGCCGCCTTATGGTCAAAACCCATGCGCGTTTCGGCTATGGTGTGCTGGTGGACTGCCATTCCATGCCGGCGAGTGCCCAATCCGGCAATAAAAACCGGCCGGACTTCGTGATCGGTGACCGTTACGGTACAAGCGCGACGGAAGCCCTGTCACAACTGGCGGTCTCCATCCTTCAGGATCTTGGATATACGGTATCGCGCAACAAGCCCTATGCCGGAGGGTTCATCACCGAACACTACGGACGTCCGGCGCGAGGTCTGCATGCCATTCAGATTGAAATCAACCGTGGTCTCTACGTCAATGAGCAGACATTTGAGAAGACGGAAGGTTTTGAGGAGCTGCGCGCCGACCTGATCCGCTTCATGAGCCTTGTAACCGACTATTTCGCCAGCGACTTCAGTGATGTTGCGCTGGCCGCCGAATAG
- the hisN gene encoding histidinol-phosphatase → MQPDLDFFHELADAAAKETLPRFRTNAAVTNKLESGFDPVTEADRSAEAAIRALIKENFPDHGIMGEEYGSEGLDAEYVWVIDPVDGTRAFISGLPVWGTLIGLYRNGRSIAGLMDQPFTGERYLADQNGAIYRGPDGQRTIHARDCGDLSAATLFTTSPHLFLPEEFPFYRAVEERVNLFRYGCDCYAYTLVAAGHADLVIENGLQAYDVGGLIAILEAAGAVMTDWQGGRPEQGGNIIAAGSRTVHAEALELLNG, encoded by the coding sequence ATGCAGCCTGATCTGGACTTTTTTCATGAGCTGGCCGATGCCGCCGCAAAGGAAACCCTGCCGCGTTTCCGAACCAACGCCGCCGTGACCAACAAGCTTGAGAGCGGTTTTGATCCTGTTACGGAGGCAGACCGATCCGCAGAGGCGGCGATCCGTGCATTGATCAAGGAAAACTTTCCCGACCATGGCATCATGGGCGAAGAGTATGGCAGCGAGGGGCTGGATGCAGAATATGTTTGGGTCATCGACCCGGTAGACGGCACGCGCGCATTCATTTCGGGTCTACCGGTTTGGGGCACGCTGATCGGCCTTTATCGGAACGGGCGCTCCATCGCGGGCCTGATGGATCAGCCTTTTACCGGCGAGCGTTATCTCGCCGATCAAAACGGAGCAATCTACCGGGGTCCGGACGGGCAGCGCACGATCCACGCGCGTGACTGCGGCGACCTGTCGGCCGCGACCTTGTTTACGACGTCGCCGCATCTGTTCCTGCCGGAAGAGTTTCCGTTTTACCGCGCGGTTGAAGAGCGGGTGAACCTGTTTCGCTACGGCTGCGATTGCTACGCCTACACGCTGGTTGCCGCCGGACATGCGGATCTCGTCATTGAAAACGGCCTGCAGGCCTATGATGTAGGTGGATTGATTGCGATATTGGAAGCGGCCGGCGCAGTGATGACCGACTGGCAGGGCGGGCGTCCGGAGCAGGGCGGCAACATCATAGCTGCCGGCAGCCGAACAGTGCATGCCGAGGCCCTGGAACTGCTAAACGGTTAG